One part of the Lycium ferocissimum isolate CSIRO_LF1 chromosome 8, AGI_CSIRO_Lferr_CH_V1, whole genome shotgun sequence genome encodes these proteins:
- the LOC132066730 gene encoding LEAF RUST 10 DISEASE-RESISTANCE LOCUS RECEPTOR-LIKE PROTEIN KINASE-like 2.7 codes for MEMYLSLLIISFFFLIIPNKSYCVDPRYEACNKPQTCGAEKSLEIKFPFYIKNQRPSYCGLKDFALACNYDSGYPILQIRNQNYSVNQITYAKQIDVSVTESFDNPKNNSHQSTSSSSSCTEGYNKEGHYVRQCSSQSNASISSDDNHSSRSSNGTLSLLEFYPEMWSEANCSVCEQSGGVCGSVSGDTNGFTCYCQDRSHTQRCNVAVTSPGHKRRRVSIIILIAILIVVAITVVALFCSFKRLHKHRKRGNEVKDSLEKFPRHSHNVNDDDDKSSSLEISRLITPRGYSILDIEKMTNNLAEKLGVGGFGSVYKGMLEDETLVAVKILNRSDAAAKTSFHREVISISKTSHINVVGLLGYCSEGSMRALIYEFMPNGSLSQLTKDCHLLGWDRLLQITLGVAQGLEYLHQFCQSRIVHLDIKPHNILLDKDFRPKISDFGLARLFSYTGASELILSNKFGTPGYMPPELLYRANAGGVSHKSDVHSYGITVLNMVKQKKSLDNTLDEETDYCDVIVDIFHQNENNIDRVRSKVEYESVKKMIVVGLKCIQARPKDRPSMTEVISILIASNVEAMRLPNIPSLYPSQQLPRVDVCDNGISNANDQDTIREAQ; via the exons ATGGAAATGTACCTATCCCTACTCATAATCtcattcttcttcctcattATACCAAACAAATCCTATTGTGTTGATCCAAGATATGAAGCATGCAATAAACCCCAAACATGTGGAGCTGAAAAGAGCCTAGAAATCAAATTTCCCTTTTACATTAAAAACCAACGACCCTCTTACTGTGGCCTGAAAGATTTCGCGCTAGCTTGTAACTATGACTCAGGTTATCCAATTCTCCAAATACGTAACCAAAACTACAGCGTAAATCAAATTACTTACGCTAAACAGATTGACGTGTCTGTTACTGAATCGTTTGATAATCCGAAGAACAATAGTCACCAAAGTACGTCGAGTTCTAGTAGTTGCACAGAAGGTTATAATAAAGAGGGTCATTATGTTCGTCAATGTTCTAGTCAGAGCAACGCTTCGATCTCTAGCGACGATAACCATAGCTCTCGATCATCTAATGGAACTTTGTCATTATTGGAGTTTTATCCGGAAATGTGGTCTGAAGCAAATTGCAGTGTTTGTGAACAAAGTGGCGGGGTTTGTGGTTCTGTTAGTGGTGACACAAATGGATTTACGTGTTACTGCCAAGATAGGTCACACACTCAACGTTGTAATGTTGCTGTTACTTCTCCAG GGCACAAAAGGAGGAGGGTCTCGATAATAATTCTAATAG CAATCCTAATTGTAGTGGCGATTACAGTCGTCGCCCTGTTTTGTTCCTTCAAGAGGCTGCATAAACACAGAAAACGCGGAAACGAGGTTAAAGACTCTCTGGAGAAGTTTCCTAGGCATAGTCACAAtgtcaatgatgatgatgataaatcTTCCTCCTTGGAGATCTCTAGGCTCATAACTCCGAGAGGGTATAGCATCTTAGATATCGAGAAAATGACTAATAACTTGGCGGAAAAGCTCGGTGTAGGAGGCTTTGGCAGTGTGTATAAAGGAATGTTAGAAGATGAAACTCTTGTAGCTGTCAAGATACTGAACAGATCAGATGCTGCTGCCAAAACATCGTTTCACCGTGAAGTTATAAGTATCAGCAAAACTTCTCATATTAACGTCGTTGGACTTCTTGGTTACTGTTCCGAAGGTTCCATGAGAGCGTTGATTTATGAATTCATGCCTAATGGATCGTTAAGCCAGTTGACAAAAGATTGTCATTTACTGGGATGGGATCGATTGTTGCAGATTACTTTGGGAGTAGCTCAAGGGCTTGAATACTTGCACCAATTCTGCCAAAGCAGAATAGTCCACCTCGATATTAAGCCACACAACATTCTTCTCGACAAAGACTTCCGCCCAAAAATCTCTGATTTCGGGCTTGCTAGGCTATTTTCATACACAGGGGCCAGTGAATTGATTCTCTCAAACAAATTTGGAACGCCAGGTTATATGCCTCCCGAGTTGTTGTACAGAGCAAATGCAGGGGGCGTATCTCACAAGTCCGATGTCCATTCTTATGGAATAACAGTTTTGAATATGGTAAAGCAGAAGAAAAGCCTCGATAACACACTCGACGAGGAAACAGACTATTGTGATGTTATAGTCGACATATTTCATCAGAATGAAAATAACATTGATCGTGTTCGAAGTAAGGTGGAGTATGAAAGTGTGAAGAAGATGATAGTGGTCGGCTTAAAATGCATTCAAGCTCGTCCTAAGGATCGACCATCAATGACCGAGGTGATAAGCATCTTAATAGCAAGCAATGTAGAGGCAATGCGACTCCCAAATATACCTTCCCTTTATCCTTCTCAGCAACTTCCTAGGGTTGATGTTTGCGACAATGGGATTTCCAATGCTAATGATCAG GATACTATACGTGAAGCTCAGTAG